The Streptomyces cyanogenus DNA segment GCGCGGTGCAGAGGCAGGGCCTGGACCGGATCATCACCCGGACCCACGCCCGCTACCCGAACCTGTGCTTCGTCGGCCAGAACATCAGCGACGCACGGCAGTTGCACTGGCGGGACCTCACGGACCCGAACGCCCGCGTGACGGCGATGCCGACGCACCCGGACCACCCGATGTACCGGGAGGGCAAGGTGCGGGTGTACGTCGACCCGGTCACCTGGATCGACGACCTGCGGTCCTTCGACTTCTCCTTCGGCTCCCGCATCCACGGCAACATCGCCGCGCTGCTCGCGGGGACGCCCGCGACGGTGCTGTGCGGGGACTCTCGCACGCTGGAGCTGTGCCGCTACTTCGAGATCCCGCACCTGCGGCTGGACCAGGCCGCGAAGGACCCGGAGGCTGCGGATCCGGCCCGGTTGTACGCGCAGGCGGACCTGGGCGGGCTGGTCGGGGGCCACGCGGAGCGCTTCGACCGGTTCGTGCGGTTCCTGGACAAGAACGGACTGCAGAACACCTTCACGCACGGCGACGGCGGGGCGGCCTTCGACGAGAGGATGCGCGCGCTGTCGTTCCCGCCGGGCATCCGGCCGTGGAACGACACCGATCTCGCCTCGCTCAGCAGCCGGTTCGGCTGGCTGCACAGCCAGGTGACGGTACTGACCCAGGACAACGCCCAGTTGCGGCGGGAACTGGCGAAGGCACAGAAGGCGAAGGCACAGAAGGCCACGGCGGTACCGGCCCCGGCCACGTCCGTCTACCGGCGCGCGCGACGCGTGGTGGGCAGGCCCCTGCGCCGCGCGTTGCAGTCGGGCAAGCAGTAGCCTGCGGCGGAACACGGGGCCCCGGGCGCAGCGGCTCGGGGCCCGGTCGTCGTACCCGGGCGGCCGCTCAGGCCGCCGCCGCGCCGAAGCGCTTGCGCGGCAGCACCCGTCGCAGGATCCGCCGTGCCTTGCGCAGGGCGCGGCGCGGGACGGAGTTGGCGACCGCCTCGCGGTAGCCCTCGAAGGCGCGGGCCTCGCGGGGGTCGGCGAGGTAGATCTCGTCGGGGATGCGGGCCGTTCTGGACCGGAAGTGCGGGTAGATCAGGTACAGGCGGGTGCCGCGCTTCTCCAGCACGGCCGCGGCCTGCTTCTTCGCCTTGACGAACTTGACGACGTCCAGCAGCAGGTCGGCGCGCTGCATGGCGACCAGGTGCAGCCTCAGCCGCTCGTGCACCTTCAGGCGGCGGGCCACCCCGGGCGTCCAGTAGGCGTCCATCAGCGGCTTGGCCAGCTCGAACTTGTGCCGGCGGACCTCTTCGCTGTCGGTGAGGAACTTGGGCCCGAACTGCGGCAGCAGCGTGATGAGGAAGGGGCGGACCATGAGCAGGTCGCGCTTGTCGCCGGCCGGGACCATGTCGGCGATCAGCTTCATGAGGGCGCGCGCGGAGTCGAAGCGCAGGGTGTAGCTGCCGCTCTTGGTGACGTGCTTGCCGTCGTCGCGGCCGACCAGGTAGTAGCAGGTGTAGTCGGCGAGCACGGAGACGCCGTCCGCGCGCAGGTAGGCCTCCAGCGTGAACAGGGCGTCCTCGCCGGTGAACAGCGATTCGTCGAACCGCATGCCGTGCTGCTCCAGCAGGGAACGGCGGAACAGCTTCTGCGCGCTGAGCGTGAACTTGATGTTCGAGGTGAAGACGTCGGCCCGGTCGAGGTTCTTGCCCCACATGGACTTGGGCGCCGTGCGGTTGACGCCCTCGACCCGGCCGAGGACGACGTCCGTGCCGTTCTTGTCGGCCATGGCGACCATGCGTTCCAGGGCCTCGGGGCCGAGCCGGTCGTCGGCGTCGAGGAAGAAGACGAAGCGTCCGGTGGCCTTGCCCAGGCCGACGTTGCGCGGGCCGCTGGGGCCGCCGGAGTTCTCCTGACGGATGACGGTGACCTGCATGGGGGCGCGGGCGGCGAACTCCTCCAGGCACTCGCCCGTGCCGTCGGTCGAGCCGTCGTCGACCGCGATGACCTCCAGGCGCGCCGGGTCGATGGTCTGCGCCTCGACGGATGCCAGGCACTCGACCACGTACGGCATCGCTTCGTACGCCCCGATGATCACGCTCACATCAGGCTGCGTCACGACGGTCACTCTTCCCCCTAGTCACGGACTGTTTCCCCCCGTATCACCTCAATCGCAAGGTGTTAGACGGACTACCGGTGGAAGCGGTTGCCTCGCGGAAGACAAAGAGTGGCACATGTCACACACCTGCCCGGATTGAGGCAGAGAAAGGGCCCCCGAGGAGTGATCCTCGGGGGCCCGATGCACGCCGGGGCGGTCAGCCCGCGGTGACGCCGTCCGTCTCGCCGGCCGACGCGGCGCGCTGGCCCGGCACCGCGTTGGTCAGCTCGGCCGTCTCGGCGGGGTCGGCGTTGGTCAGCTCGGCCGTCTCGGCCGGGTCGGCGTTCGCCGCGCCCAGCCGGGACTGCTGGCCGACGTTGCGGGCCTCGGCCTTGAGGGCGAGGTCGGCGACCGCGGCGTTGAACTGGTCGATCGACGTCGGCTCGTCCGGCCCGAGCAGGTACTGCTTCAGCTCCTTGCGGTCCTCCGCCAGCGGGTCGCTCGCCGGGTCGCGCACGGCGTCCAGCAGGCCGCCCAGCTCGGCCGCGCTGTTGGTCAGGATCACTGCGGCGCGCACGGCCGTGTTCTGCCGCTTGAACTCCTCGGCGCCCAGCTCGCCGGAGTCGGTGACGGCGTACGGCTTGCCGCTCGCGATGAAGTCGGAGACCACGGAGGAGATGTCGGAGACCATCGCGTCGGAGACGTTGAAGCAGTCGTACAGGCGCGGCTCGGCGCCCGTGATGACGCGGTGCTCGTACGAGGGGAAGGAGCGCCAGTAGGCCTCGTTCCACTCGGCGCGCAGCCGGGCGATCTCCTCGTGCCGGTGCACGTCCACGACGCCGTCGCGGGTGGCCTCGGCCTCGTCGCCCTTGGTGCCGCCGGCGACGGTCAGCTCGTCCAGCCGGGCC contains these protein-coding regions:
- a CDS encoding polysaccharide pyruvyl transferase family protein; protein product: MKRILLRSGKSPYDVLSVEEALHRDVIATNAGNLIFSDAAHKILETPGTEVVSNGIGTDVTAAARINEEYDAFVVPLANAFRPSFESRLKRMTRLIGKLRIPVVVLGVGAQTGLGYDPARLKPMEQSVREFCAAVLERSASIGVRGEFTEQYLRDMGFRDVEVIGCPSMFLHGRELDVRKKVPELSADARIAVNGSHSAVQRQGLDRIITRTHARYPNLCFVGQNISDARQLHWRDLTDPNARVTAMPTHPDHPMYREGKVRVYVDPVTWIDDLRSFDFSFGSRIHGNIAALLAGTPATVLCGDSRTLELCRYFEIPHLRLDQAAKDPEAADPARLYAQADLGGLVGGHAERFDRFVRFLDKNGLQNTFTHGDGGAAFDERMRALSFPPGIRPWNDTDLASLSSRFGWLHSQVTVLTQDNAQLRRELAKAQKAKAQKATAVPAPATSVYRRARRVVGRPLRRALQSGKQ
- a CDS encoding glycosyltransferase family 2 protein — its product is MPYVVECLASVEAQTIDPARLEVIAVDDGSTDGTGECLEEFAARAPMQVTVIRQENSGGPSGPRNVGLGKATGRFVFFLDADDRLGPEALERMVAMADKNGTDVVLGRVEGVNRTAPKSMWGKNLDRADVFTSNIKFTLSAQKLFRRSLLEQHGMRFDESLFTGEDALFTLEAYLRADGVSVLADYTCYYLVGRDDGKHVTKSGSYTLRFDSARALMKLIADMVPAGDKRDLLMVRPFLITLLPQFGPKFLTDSEEVRRHKFELAKPLMDAYWTPGVARRLKVHERLRLHLVAMQRADLLLDVVKFVKAKKQAAAVLEKRGTRLYLIYPHFRSRTARIPDEIYLADPREARAFEGYREAVANSVPRRALRKARRILRRVLPRKRFGAAAA